The proteins below come from a single Lates calcarifer isolate ASB-BC8 linkage group LG11, TLL_Latcal_v3, whole genome shotgun sequence genomic window:
- the s1pr2 gene encoding sphingosine 1-phosphate receptor 2 translates to MNLCRKATVLCHPVTMESKYSQYYNQTLIHSYYAYAKNMTTQDLDKYIESKKHLTTLNIVIVVLCTIIILENLLVLIAVCRNKKFHSAMFFFIGNLAFSDLLAGSAYIANIFLSGSRTFELRPVQWFIREGTAFIALAASVFSLLAIAIERYIAITKVKVYGSTKTCRMFLLIGACWVTSILLGGLPIIGWNCINNLPECSAVLPLYSKKYIVFVVTIFSILLLSIVILYVRIYLIVRSSHQEAANSQAYSLLKTVTIVLGVFIMCWLPAFIILLLDSSCGIQSCKVLYKADIFFGFATLNSALNPVIYTLRSKDMRKEFLRVLCCWGVLQSGRPSERCLVPLKSSSSLEHCTNKHEHQMTPIMQDCTTCV, encoded by the coding sequence ATGAATCTTTGCCGTAAAGCCACTGTGCTCTGCCACCCTGTCACCATGGAGAGCAAGTATTCCCAGTACTACAATCAGACTCTGATCCACTCCTACTATGCCTATGCTAAGAATATGACCACCCAGGATCTGGATAAGTACATTGAGAGTAAAAAACATCTCACCACCCTCAACATTGTCATCGTGGTCCTCTGCACCATCATCATCCTGGAGAATCTGCTGGTCCTCATTGCCGTGTGCCGCAACAAGAAGTTCCACTCCGCCATGTTCTTCTTCATCGGCAACCTGGCGTTCTCTGACCTGCTGGCAGGCTCGGcctacatagccaacattttTCTATCAGGGTCGAGGACTTTTGAGCTGAGGCCCGTGCAGTGGTTCATCCGGGAGGGCACGGCGTTCATCGCTCTGGCGGCCTCCGTTTTTAGTTTGCTGGCCATAGCTATAGAGCGCTATATAGCTATCACCAAGGTGAAGGTGTACGGCTCCACCAAAACATGCCGCATGTTCCTCCTGATAGGAGCTTGCTGGGTCACCTCCATCCTGCTCGGAGGACTTCCCATCATCGGCTGGAACTGCATCAACAACCTTCCTGAGTGCTCAGCCGTATTACCACTCTACTCTAAGAAATATATAGTCTTTGTTGTCACCATTTTCAGCATCTTACTACTCTCTATTGTCATCCTCTACGTCAGGATCTATTTGATTGTACGCTCCAGCCACCAGGAGGCAGCCAACTCACAGGCCTATTCCCTTTTGAAAACAGTCACTATAGTGCTGGGTGTCTTCATCATGTGTTGGCTGCCCGCTTTTATCATCCTCCTCCTAGACTCATCCTGTGGCATACAGTCCTGCAAAGTCCTCTATAAAGCGGACATCTTTTTTGGCTTTGCCACTCTGAACTCAGCTCTTAACCCAGTGATCTACACGCTGCGCAGCAAGGACATGAGAAAGGAGTTCCTGCGCGTGTTGTGCTGCTGGGGGGTGCTGCAAAGCGGGCGGCCCTCCGAGCGTTGTCTGGTCCCTCTAAAGAGCTCCAGCTCTCTGGAACAttgcacaaacaaacatgaacatcagATGACACCCATCATGCAAGATTGTACCACCTGTGTCTGA